From Columba livia isolate bColLiv1 breed racing homer chromosome 5, bColLiv1.pat.W.v2, whole genome shotgun sequence, one genomic window encodes:
- the LOC110361384 gene encoding basic proline-rich protein-like encodes MVPSEQRASEGGGGRRREPGLEAGEGEGRGERPSERAGGRGRLARRVLRRVPSEGLTGLPAAGASSPSPGGGRWGGSSSPSRRRSAHGAHTPAPAAGLPSPPLRLAPAAALPPAERGGRPSPRSAAPPPAPPPPPAPPGRAPAAGAELVPHASPRRSLTSSGERPPGPTAAAPLPARPAVPRGRPVPRRSPGEGSPPAAGASPPGPASPPSELPSPRRGSAHRPGPPAAPLRPAPRRPQAPSAAFPGPRRGLAWPGPGQPGGGVALPALLRPLTRATGTRCPEMAINANWAVRTDWISSEMCSPIIAFLQLEASWNSENSTSFRRFAPLLT; translated from the exons GGTGGCGGCGGCAGGAGAAGGGAGCCGGGGCTggaggcaggggaaggggagggaaggggggagcGACCCAGCGAGCGAgcagggggaagggggaggctGGCGAGGCGGGTTCTCCGGCGGGTGCCGAGCGAAGGCCTCACTGGGCTCCCGGCAGCCGGCGCCTCCTCACCATCCCCGGGCGGCGGGCGGTGGGGcggctcctcctccccctctcgCAGGCGCTCGGCCCATGGGGCTCACACGCCCGCTCCGGCTGCCGGCCTGCCTTCCCCGCCGCTCCGCCTCGCTCCTGCCGCCGCCCTGCCTCCGGCCGAGAGGGGGGGCCGTCCCTCGCCTCGCTCAGCAGCCCCTCCgccggcgccgccgcctccccccgcGCCACCGGGCCGAGCTCCCGCAGCCGGGGCCGAGCTCGTCCCACACGCGTCTCCGCGGCGCTCGCTCACATCCTCCGGGGAGCGGCCACCGGGTCCTACCGCCGCCGCGCCGCttcccgcccgccccgccgtgCCGAGGGGCCGCCCCGTTCCGCGTCGCTCCCCGGGGGAGGGttcgccgcccgccgccggggcctcgccgcccggccccgcctcGCCGCCCTCAGAGCTCCCGTCCCCGCGGCGGGGCAGCGCCCAccggcccggccctccagccgcCCCCCTccgccccgcgccgcgccggccccagGCCCCGAGCGCCGCGTTTCCGGGCCCCCGGCgcggcctggcctggcctggccccGGGCAGCCCGGCGGCGGGGTCGCCCTCCCCGCGCTGTTGCGGCCCTTGACCCGGGCGACTGGGACACGGTGCCCCGAGAT GGCCATAAATGCAAACTGGGCTGTAAGAACTGATTggatttcttcagaaatgtgtTCACCGATTATTGCATTTCTGCAATTAGAAGCAAGCTGGAATTCTGAAAACAGCACATCTTTCCGCCGTTTTGCACCGTTACTAACATAA